A part of Canis lupus familiaris isolate Mischka breed German Shepherd chromosome 4, alternate assembly UU_Cfam_GSD_1.0, whole genome shotgun sequence genomic DNA contains:
- the URB2 gene encoding unhealthy ribosome biogenesis protein 2 homolog isoform X2, producing MAAVYSGISFKLKSKTTSWEDKLKLAHFAWISHQCVLPNKEQVLLDWARQSLIAFYKKKLELKEDIVERLWIYIDNILHSKKLQDLLKNGKTINLQISLVKIINERIAEFSLLESQRSMCAVLSCCQGILSTPALAVIYTARQELIVVLLSQLCWLACRQPERAMVAQLFEVIHLALGHYLSIQQQQVNPRRAFGEMTGHLLQPCLVLRHLLSGGMWTQAGQGQLRQGLSREIRSQIEALLQGGAFQPELLSSYKEELLDQQQGDTKIGTMKNLLAPMDTLIARLLDVGYCEPSLRSAVIANSVALLYKLFLDSYFKEGNQLLCFRVLSRLFGCLRISHLQEEQIKALATSDWTTELLVVEQLLNSVASNNIYNIAADRIRHEEAQFHFYRRLAELLINHSQASVPAWFRCLKALMSLNHLILEPDLDDLLASAWIDAEVTDFRTKKAQEALLHTLFQTYVKLRQVPRLFEEILGVICRPAAEELRQPVLASGPSRVLCECLLELPPGQILDTWSLLLEKFQSLVLPYLQGDVDMALKSLSLSSLLHCIMFNMRSLDSSTPLPIIRRMQCTMERMLRELVRPLLDLLLDLQVPELELWLQKVSDSALLLSYTWAQVDAMLSINCSQYHSLSVALTDVATEISNLPLLLPGVETHQWKKIEKFTAQFDSLGRYCLEQLYLQKMKRTLMQTNFQSEEALRTLRCDAAYILDSGRESLNQRTRASWDAQVGTVSALTYPVAHWHLIVSNLTILISYLCPDDVRSLASVLLRTLPMSKAQEVSADEEPSITLEKISNSILHSPLFPEMQSLHSAFLMCLTEGCTSILCSGAQCDPSLLNQQLPWLFEKDHMMVALWENRFAKVGPEGVEPKGEIAQNLLSLVKSDFPIQLEGEQLESILGLLEVISTLQLDSLLTPYHVHYFLLLLSMAMIKLGSSCSSSLTLKFLMTCYRLLGYLQRGKSARSVLKIMYVSDIFEIILTSLFKASSRLPVNMDDPSWLEFLQVIGAFLEQLMQMLIQMKLSLVLNFGKISRFLHKLYTEAIAGKQVENQNCRGQQLILVSLTKLCQVLGPFVKERKQHHEAPEALCELLQKAVLHTGAVLQLCWAQGAQDHHLPSIFISSASTLLEADVGQHPRHRTETSQMTDEMTCSHTTFYQSVYSQLLSELPAFAEDSQCFQAAMRFLTLFFLTPELHPKKDSVFTSMFHSMRKVLADPTIPVQVIEDIEPHLGALFTQMLEVGTTEDFRMVMQCILQGLDVSNMWKADLQAVLSAVTLTKVLLSSPLSGEKARLFWSACPQIVTALTLQNREACQEQPVLLAVVGPILDLLAALLRQGEETISNPHHVSLAFSILLTVPLDHLKPPEYGRIFLRVHNVLFSILQCHPKVMLKAIPSFLNCFNRLLFSVMHEGRQKDKGGTDDLSVVLECARLVQRMYSHIAARAEEFTVFSPFMVAHYVTEVQKVTLYPTVKGLLQEGIYLILDLCIEPDVQFLRVSLQPGVRDIFKELYNDYVKYHKAKHEGEKRYTA from the exons ATGGCTGCTGTTTATTCTGGAATTTCCTTTAAGCTTAAAAGCAAGACAACTTCTTGGGAAGATAAACTAAAACTAGCTCACTTTGCTTGGATTTCCCACCAATGCGTTCTTCCAAATAAAGAGCAA GTACTACTTGATTGGGCAAGACAGTCATTGAttgcattttataagaaaaaacttGAACTGAAGGAAGATATTGTTGAAAGGCTTTGGATCTATATAGATAACATTCTACACAGCAAGAAACTGCAGGATCTCCTCAAGAATGGAAAGACAATTAACCTTCAGATTTCCCTGGTCAAG ATCATAAATGAGAGAATAGCTGAATTCTCTCTTTTGGAATCCCAAAGAAGTATGTGTGCCGTGCTGAGCTGCTGCCAGGGCATCCTCTCAACGCCTGCCCTTGCTGTTATCTACACAGCTAGACAGGAGCTGATAGTGGTGTTGCTGAGCCAGCTGTGCTGGTTGGCCTGTAGACAGCCAGAAAGAGCCATGGTGGCCCAGTTATTTGAAGTCATTCACCTGGCACTTGGCCACTACCTCTCGATCCAGCAACAGCAAGTCAACCCAAGACGTGCCTTTGGGGAGATGACTGGGCACTTGCTCCAGCCCTGCCTGGTCCTGAGGCACTTACTTTCCGGGGGCATGTGGACACAGGCTGGTCAGGGCCAGCTGCGACAGGGGCTGAGCCGGGAGATAAGGAGTCAGATTGAGGCTTTACTTCAAGGTGGAGCTTTTCAGCCCGAGTTGCTCTCGTCCTACAAAGAGGAGCTCTTGGACCAGCAGCAAGGTGACACGAAGATAGGGACCATGAAGAATCTTTTAGCTCCCATGGACACTTTGATTGCTAGGCTGTTAGATGTTGGTTACTGTGAGCCATCCCTTCGTTCTGCTGTTATAGCCAACTCAGTGGCCTTGCTGTATAAGCTCTTTTTAGATTCTTATTTTAAGGAGGGGAACCAGCTTCTCTGCTTCCGGGTACTCTCCAGGCTGTTCGGCTGCTTGAGGATTTCACATCTGCAGGAGGAGCAGATAAAAGCCCTGGCCACGTCAGATTGGACTACAGAACTTCTGGTTGTAGAACAGCTGCTAAATTCAGTGGCCAGCAACAATATCTACAACATTGCTGCTGATAGGATCCGACACGAAGAGGCTCAGTTCCATTTTTACCGCCGTTTGGCTGAGCTGCTGATAAACCATTCTCAAGCATCTGTGCCGGCCTGGTTCCGCTGCCTCAAGGCTTTGATGTCTCTGAATCATTTGATTTTGGAGCCAGACCTGGATGACCTGTTGGCTTCAGCTTGGATCGATGCAGAAGTGACAGACTTTCGAACCAAAAAAGCACAGGAGGCGCTTCTTCATACTCTCTTCCAGACATATGTCAAACTCCGACAAGTGCCGCGGTTGTTTGAGGAGATTTTGGGGGTGATCTGTCGTCCAGCTGCTGAGGAGCTAAGGCAGCCTGTGCTGGCCTCGGGCCCCTCCAGGGTGCTCTGTGAGTGCCTCCTGGAGTTGCCACCAGGTCAGATCTTGGACACATGGTCCCTCTTGTTGGAGAAGTTCCAGTCTTTGGTCTTGCCATATTTGCAGGGTGATGTCGACATGGCCTTGAAATCACTGTCCCTGAGCTCACTGCTGCACTGTATCATGTTCAATATGAGGAGCCTAGACAGCAGCACACCTCTGCCCATCATCAGACGGATGCAGTGCACAATGGAGAGGATGCTCCGAGAGCTTGTAAGGCCCCTGCTGGACCTTCTCCTGGACCTCCAGGTCCCAGAGCTTGAGCTCTGGCTGCAGAAGGTCAGTGACTCTGCACTCCTGCTCTCTTACACTTGGGCCCAGGTTGATGCCATGCTCAGTATAAACTGTAGCCAGTATCACTCTTTGTCTGTGGCTCTAACAGATGTTGCTACAGAGATCTCAAACCTCCCCTTGTTGCTCCCAGGTGTTGAAACACACCAATGGAAGAAGATAGAAAAGTTTACAGCTCAGTTTGACTCTCTTGGCAGGTATTGCTTAGAACAGCTCTACttgcagaaaatgaaaaggactTTAATGCAAACTAACTTCCAGTCTGAAGAAGCCCTCCGAACTTTGCGGTGTGATGCTGCCTACATTCTTGATTCTGGCAGAGAAAGCTTAAATCAAAGAACAAGAGCTTCCTGGGATGCCCAGGTTGGGACAGTGAGTGCACTCACATACCCTGTAGCTCACTGGCACTTGATTGTGTCAAATCTCACAATTTTGATATCCTATCTTTGTCCAGATGATGTGAGATCCCTGGCTAGCGTGCTGCTAAGAACTTTACCAATGAGTAAAGCCCAAGAAGTTTCAGCAGATGAAGAGCCAAGCATCACACTTGAAAAAATATCCAACTCTATCCTTCACAGCCCTCTCTTTCCAGAAATGCAATCCCTTCATTCTGCTTTCTTAATGTGCCTGACTGAAGGATGTACTAGCATCCTGTGTTCTGGGGCCCAGTGTGACCCAAGTCTTCTCAATCAACAGCTGCCCTGGCTTTTTGAAAAGGACCACATGATGGTGGCTCTTTGGGAAAACAGATTTGCAAAAGTTGGACCTGAAGGTGTAGAACCAAAAGGAGAAATTGCCCAAAACTTATTATCCTTGGTCAAGAGTGACTTCCCCATTCAGCTGGAGGGAGAACAATTAGAGAGCATCCTGGGACTTCTGGAAGTTATTTCTACTCTGCAGCTGGACAGCCTCTTGACTCCCTATCATGTGCattatttccttctattattgTCCATGGCCATGATCAAGCTGGGGAGCTCTTGCTCCTCCTCACTGACCCTCAAGTTTTTGATGACTTGCTATCGGCTTCTTGGTTACCTGCAGAGAGGGAAAAGTGCTCGCTCAGTGCTCAAGATTATGTATGTTAGTGATATTTTTGAGATTATATTGACCTCGCTGTTCAAAGCCAGTAGTAGGTTGCCTGTTAACATGGATGACCCTTCTTGGTTGGAATTCCTCCAAGTGATAGGGGCGTTCTTAGAACAGCTAATGCAGATGCTTATCCAGATGAAGCTCAGCTTGGTACTTAATTTTGGGAAAATCTCTAGATTCCTCCACAAACTTTACACTGAAGCGATTGCAGGCAAACAGGTGGAAAATCAGAATTGTCGGGGCCAGCAGCTCATTCTGGTGTCTTTAACCAAGTTGTGCCAAGTCCTAGGGCCTTTTGTCAAAGAGCGGAAGCAGCACCACGAGGCCCCAGAAGCACTGTGTGAGCTGCTGCAGAAGGCTGTTCTCCACACAGGAGCTGTGCTGCAGCTCTGCTGGGCCCAGGGTGCCCAGGATCATCACCTTCCCTCCATCTTTATCTCATCAGCCAGCACACTCTTGGAGGCAGATGTAGGCCAGCACCCTAGGCACAGGACAGAGACTTCCCAAATGACAGATGAAATGACGTGCTCACATACTACCTTCTACCAGAGTGTTTACTCTCAACTACTGTCAGAGTTGCCGGCTTTTGCAGAAGACAGTCAGTGTTTTCAAGCAGCCATGCGGTTTTTAACTCTATTCTTTTTGACCCCAGAGCTACATCCCAAGAAGGATTCTGTTTTTACCTCCATGTTTCATTCTATGAGAAAAGTTCTTGCAG ATCCTACAATTCCAGTTCAAGTAATTGAGGACATTGAACCTCATTTGGGAGCCTTGTTCACCCAGATGTTAGAAGTTGGGACAACAGAGGACTTCAGGATGGTGATGCAGTGTATTCTCCAAGGTTTAGATGTTAGTAACATGTGGAAAGCAGATCTGCAG GCCGTTTTGTCAGCTGTTACATTGACCAAGGTGCTCctgagctccccactcagtggagagaAAGCACGTCTGTTCTGGAGTGCATGCCCGCAGATAGTCACGGCTCTCACT CTGCAAAACCGAGAGGCTTGTCAAGAGCAGCCTGTGCTCCTGGCAGTGGTGGGGCCTATTTTGGACCTGCTGGCAGCACTGCTGCGACAGGGGGAGGAGACCATCAGCAATCCACACCATGTCAGCCTGGCTTTCAGTATCCTGCTCACAGTCCCTTTGGACCATCTGAAGCCGCCTGAGTATGGGCGCATCTTCTTGCGGGTGCACAATGTGCTCTTCTCCATCCTGCAGTGTCATCcgaag GTAATGCTGAAAGccattccttctttcttgaaCTGTTTTAATAGATTGCTGTTTTCGGTTATGCATGAAGGGAGGCAGAAAGACAAAG GAGGCACAGATGATCTGTCGGTGGTCCTCGAGTGTGCCCGTCTGGTGCAAAGGATGTACAGCCACATCGCAGCTCGGGCCGAAGAGTTCACAGTGTTTTCTCCCTTTATGGTGGCCCACTATGTCACCGAGGTGCAGAAG GTCACCTTGTACCCCACGGTGAAGGGCCTTCTACAGGAAGGCATTTACCTCATCCTGGACCTCTGCATTGAGCCAGATGTCCAGTTCCTGCGGGTCTCCCTGCAGCCGGGGGTGAGAGACATCTTTAAGGAGCTGTATAATGATTATGTGAAATACCACAAGGCGAAacatgaaggagagaaaagatacACAGCCTGA
- the URB2 gene encoding unhealthy ribosome biogenesis protein 2 homolog isoform X1: MAAVYSGISFKLKSKTTSWEDKLKLAHFAWISHQCVLPNKEQVLLDWARQSLIAFYKKKLELKEDIVERLWIYIDNILHSKKLQDLLKNGKTINLQISLVKIINERIAEFSLLESQRSMCAVLSCCQGILSTPALAVIYTARQELIVVLLSQLCWLACRQPERAMVAQLFEVIHLALGHYLSIQQQQVNPRRAFGEMTGHLLQPCLVLRHLLSGGMWTQAGQGQLRQGLSREIRSQIEALLQGGAFQPELLSSYKEELLDQQQGDTKIGTMKNLLAPMDTLIARLLDVGYCEPSLRSAVIANSVALLYKLFLDSYFKEGNQLLCFRVLSRLFGCLRISHLQEEQIKALATSDWTTELLVVEQLLNSVASNNIYNIAADRIRHEEAQFHFYRRLAELLINHSQASVPAWFRCLKALMSLNHLILEPDLDDLLASAWIDAEVTDFRTKKAQEALLHTLFQTYVKLRQVPRLFEEILGVICRPAAEELRQPVLASGPSRVLCECLLELPPGQILDTWSLLLEKFQSLVLPYLQGDVDMALKSLSLSSLLHCIMFNMRSLDSSTPLPIIRRMQCTMERMLRELVRPLLDLLLDLQVPELELWLQKVSDSALLLSYTWAQVDAMLSINCSQYHSLSVALTDVATEISNLPLLLPGVETHQWKKIEKFTAQFDSLGRYCLEQLYLQKMKRTLMQTNFQSEEALRTLRCDAAYILDSGRESLNQRTRASWDAQVGTVSALTYPVAHWHLIVSNLTILISYLCPDDVRSLASVLLRTLPMSKAQEVSADEEPSITLEKISNSILHSPLFPEMQSLHSAFLMCLTEGCTSILCSGAQCDPSLLNQQLPWLFEKDHMMVALWENRFAKVGPEGVEPKGEIAQNLLSLVKSDFPIQLEGEQLESILGLLEVISTLQLDSLLTPYHVHYFLLLLSMAMIKLGSSCSSSLTLKFLMTCYRLLGYLQRGKSARSVLKIMYVSDIFEIILTSLFKASSRLPVNMDDPSWLEFLQVIGAFLEQLMQMLIQMKLSLVLNFGKISRFLHKLYTEAIAGKQVENQNCRGQQLILVSLTKLCQVLGPFVKERKQHHEAPEALCELLQKAVLHTGAVLQLCWAQGAQDHHLPSIFISSASTLLEADVGQHPRHRTETSQMTDEMTCSHTTFYQSVYSQLLSELPAFAEDSQCFQAAMRFLTLFFLTPELHPKKDSVFTSMFHSMRKVLAGVGAVICISLMREWKLRELMSPGSASLWDTWTEVFISQSLSSPSSPKLISEQRLGCWKVFWQHGTVCRLKCGWEDPTIPVQVIEDIEPHLGALFTQMLEVGTTEDFRMVMQCILQGLDVSNMWKADLQAVLSAVTLTKVLLSSPLSGEKARLFWSACPQIVTALTLQNREACQEQPVLLAVVGPILDLLAALLRQGEETISNPHHVSLAFSILLTVPLDHLKPPEYGRIFLRVHNVLFSILQCHPKVMLKAIPSFLNCFNRLLFSVMHEGRQKDKGGTDDLSVVLECARLVQRMYSHIAARAEEFTVFSPFMVAHYVTEVQKVTLYPTVKGLLQEGIYLILDLCIEPDVQFLRVSLQPGVRDIFKELYNDYVKYHKAKHEGEKRYTA, translated from the exons ATGGCTGCTGTTTATTCTGGAATTTCCTTTAAGCTTAAAAGCAAGACAACTTCTTGGGAAGATAAACTAAAACTAGCTCACTTTGCTTGGATTTCCCACCAATGCGTTCTTCCAAATAAAGAGCAA GTACTACTTGATTGGGCAAGACAGTCATTGAttgcattttataagaaaaaacttGAACTGAAGGAAGATATTGTTGAAAGGCTTTGGATCTATATAGATAACATTCTACACAGCAAGAAACTGCAGGATCTCCTCAAGAATGGAAAGACAATTAACCTTCAGATTTCCCTGGTCAAG ATCATAAATGAGAGAATAGCTGAATTCTCTCTTTTGGAATCCCAAAGAAGTATGTGTGCCGTGCTGAGCTGCTGCCAGGGCATCCTCTCAACGCCTGCCCTTGCTGTTATCTACACAGCTAGACAGGAGCTGATAGTGGTGTTGCTGAGCCAGCTGTGCTGGTTGGCCTGTAGACAGCCAGAAAGAGCCATGGTGGCCCAGTTATTTGAAGTCATTCACCTGGCACTTGGCCACTACCTCTCGATCCAGCAACAGCAAGTCAACCCAAGACGTGCCTTTGGGGAGATGACTGGGCACTTGCTCCAGCCCTGCCTGGTCCTGAGGCACTTACTTTCCGGGGGCATGTGGACACAGGCTGGTCAGGGCCAGCTGCGACAGGGGCTGAGCCGGGAGATAAGGAGTCAGATTGAGGCTTTACTTCAAGGTGGAGCTTTTCAGCCCGAGTTGCTCTCGTCCTACAAAGAGGAGCTCTTGGACCAGCAGCAAGGTGACACGAAGATAGGGACCATGAAGAATCTTTTAGCTCCCATGGACACTTTGATTGCTAGGCTGTTAGATGTTGGTTACTGTGAGCCATCCCTTCGTTCTGCTGTTATAGCCAACTCAGTGGCCTTGCTGTATAAGCTCTTTTTAGATTCTTATTTTAAGGAGGGGAACCAGCTTCTCTGCTTCCGGGTACTCTCCAGGCTGTTCGGCTGCTTGAGGATTTCACATCTGCAGGAGGAGCAGATAAAAGCCCTGGCCACGTCAGATTGGACTACAGAACTTCTGGTTGTAGAACAGCTGCTAAATTCAGTGGCCAGCAACAATATCTACAACATTGCTGCTGATAGGATCCGACACGAAGAGGCTCAGTTCCATTTTTACCGCCGTTTGGCTGAGCTGCTGATAAACCATTCTCAAGCATCTGTGCCGGCCTGGTTCCGCTGCCTCAAGGCTTTGATGTCTCTGAATCATTTGATTTTGGAGCCAGACCTGGATGACCTGTTGGCTTCAGCTTGGATCGATGCAGAAGTGACAGACTTTCGAACCAAAAAAGCACAGGAGGCGCTTCTTCATACTCTCTTCCAGACATATGTCAAACTCCGACAAGTGCCGCGGTTGTTTGAGGAGATTTTGGGGGTGATCTGTCGTCCAGCTGCTGAGGAGCTAAGGCAGCCTGTGCTGGCCTCGGGCCCCTCCAGGGTGCTCTGTGAGTGCCTCCTGGAGTTGCCACCAGGTCAGATCTTGGACACATGGTCCCTCTTGTTGGAGAAGTTCCAGTCTTTGGTCTTGCCATATTTGCAGGGTGATGTCGACATGGCCTTGAAATCACTGTCCCTGAGCTCACTGCTGCACTGTATCATGTTCAATATGAGGAGCCTAGACAGCAGCACACCTCTGCCCATCATCAGACGGATGCAGTGCACAATGGAGAGGATGCTCCGAGAGCTTGTAAGGCCCCTGCTGGACCTTCTCCTGGACCTCCAGGTCCCAGAGCTTGAGCTCTGGCTGCAGAAGGTCAGTGACTCTGCACTCCTGCTCTCTTACACTTGGGCCCAGGTTGATGCCATGCTCAGTATAAACTGTAGCCAGTATCACTCTTTGTCTGTGGCTCTAACAGATGTTGCTACAGAGATCTCAAACCTCCCCTTGTTGCTCCCAGGTGTTGAAACACACCAATGGAAGAAGATAGAAAAGTTTACAGCTCAGTTTGACTCTCTTGGCAGGTATTGCTTAGAACAGCTCTACttgcagaaaatgaaaaggactTTAATGCAAACTAACTTCCAGTCTGAAGAAGCCCTCCGAACTTTGCGGTGTGATGCTGCCTACATTCTTGATTCTGGCAGAGAAAGCTTAAATCAAAGAACAAGAGCTTCCTGGGATGCCCAGGTTGGGACAGTGAGTGCACTCACATACCCTGTAGCTCACTGGCACTTGATTGTGTCAAATCTCACAATTTTGATATCCTATCTTTGTCCAGATGATGTGAGATCCCTGGCTAGCGTGCTGCTAAGAACTTTACCAATGAGTAAAGCCCAAGAAGTTTCAGCAGATGAAGAGCCAAGCATCACACTTGAAAAAATATCCAACTCTATCCTTCACAGCCCTCTCTTTCCAGAAATGCAATCCCTTCATTCTGCTTTCTTAATGTGCCTGACTGAAGGATGTACTAGCATCCTGTGTTCTGGGGCCCAGTGTGACCCAAGTCTTCTCAATCAACAGCTGCCCTGGCTTTTTGAAAAGGACCACATGATGGTGGCTCTTTGGGAAAACAGATTTGCAAAAGTTGGACCTGAAGGTGTAGAACCAAAAGGAGAAATTGCCCAAAACTTATTATCCTTGGTCAAGAGTGACTTCCCCATTCAGCTGGAGGGAGAACAATTAGAGAGCATCCTGGGACTTCTGGAAGTTATTTCTACTCTGCAGCTGGACAGCCTCTTGACTCCCTATCATGTGCattatttccttctattattgTCCATGGCCATGATCAAGCTGGGGAGCTCTTGCTCCTCCTCACTGACCCTCAAGTTTTTGATGACTTGCTATCGGCTTCTTGGTTACCTGCAGAGAGGGAAAAGTGCTCGCTCAGTGCTCAAGATTATGTATGTTAGTGATATTTTTGAGATTATATTGACCTCGCTGTTCAAAGCCAGTAGTAGGTTGCCTGTTAACATGGATGACCCTTCTTGGTTGGAATTCCTCCAAGTGATAGGGGCGTTCTTAGAACAGCTAATGCAGATGCTTATCCAGATGAAGCTCAGCTTGGTACTTAATTTTGGGAAAATCTCTAGATTCCTCCACAAACTTTACACTGAAGCGATTGCAGGCAAACAGGTGGAAAATCAGAATTGTCGGGGCCAGCAGCTCATTCTGGTGTCTTTAACCAAGTTGTGCCAAGTCCTAGGGCCTTTTGTCAAAGAGCGGAAGCAGCACCACGAGGCCCCAGAAGCACTGTGTGAGCTGCTGCAGAAGGCTGTTCTCCACACAGGAGCTGTGCTGCAGCTCTGCTGGGCCCAGGGTGCCCAGGATCATCACCTTCCCTCCATCTTTATCTCATCAGCCAGCACACTCTTGGAGGCAGATGTAGGCCAGCACCCTAGGCACAGGACAGAGACTTCCCAAATGACAGATGAAATGACGTGCTCACATACTACCTTCTACCAGAGTGTTTACTCTCAACTACTGTCAGAGTTGCCGGCTTTTGCAGAAGACAGTCAGTGTTTTCAAGCAGCCATGCGGTTTTTAACTCTATTCTTTTTGACCCCAGAGCTACATCCCAAGAAGGATTCTGTTTTTACCTCCATGTTTCATTCTATGAGAAAAGTTCTTGCAG GAGTTGGTGCTGTTATatgcatttcactgatgagggaatggaagctcagagaactcATGAGTCCAGGATCTGCTAGCTTGTGGGACACTTGGACCGAGGTCTTTATCTCTCAAAGCCTGTCGTCCCCTTCATCCCCAAAGCTAATTAGTGAGCAAAGACTGGGATGTTGGAAGGTATTCTGGCAACATGGAACAGTCTGCAGGCTGAAATGTGGCTGGGAAG ATCCTACAATTCCAGTTCAAGTAATTGAGGACATTGAACCTCATTTGGGAGCCTTGTTCACCCAGATGTTAGAAGTTGGGACAACAGAGGACTTCAGGATGGTGATGCAGTGTATTCTCCAAGGTTTAGATGTTAGTAACATGTGGAAAGCAGATCTGCAG GCCGTTTTGTCAGCTGTTACATTGACCAAGGTGCTCctgagctccccactcagtggagagaAAGCACGTCTGTTCTGGAGTGCATGCCCGCAGATAGTCACGGCTCTCACT CTGCAAAACCGAGAGGCTTGTCAAGAGCAGCCTGTGCTCCTGGCAGTGGTGGGGCCTATTTTGGACCTGCTGGCAGCACTGCTGCGACAGGGGGAGGAGACCATCAGCAATCCACACCATGTCAGCCTGGCTTTCAGTATCCTGCTCACAGTCCCTTTGGACCATCTGAAGCCGCCTGAGTATGGGCGCATCTTCTTGCGGGTGCACAATGTGCTCTTCTCCATCCTGCAGTGTCATCcgaag GTAATGCTGAAAGccattccttctttcttgaaCTGTTTTAATAGATTGCTGTTTTCGGTTATGCATGAAGGGAGGCAGAAAGACAAAG GAGGCACAGATGATCTGTCGGTGGTCCTCGAGTGTGCCCGTCTGGTGCAAAGGATGTACAGCCACATCGCAGCTCGGGCCGAAGAGTTCACAGTGTTTTCTCCCTTTATGGTGGCCCACTATGTCACCGAGGTGCAGAAG GTCACCTTGTACCCCACGGTGAAGGGCCTTCTACAGGAAGGCATTTACCTCATCCTGGACCTCTGCATTGAGCCAGATGTCCAGTTCCTGCGGGTCTCCCTGCAGCCGGGGGTGAGAGACATCTTTAAGGAGCTGTATAATGATTATGTGAAATACCACAAGGCGAAacatgaaggagagaaaagatacACAGCCTGA